One Candidatus Buchananbacteria bacterium genomic window, AGATCAGATTGCTATCGTTTGGAACACTGAAGTGGTAGAGGTAGTCGGCGACGGCAAATTTATTACCGGCCTAGTAATCAAAAACAATCAGACCGGCAATGTATCAGAAATAAAAACTGACGGCGTTTTTGTAGCGATTGGACACAAAACCAACGTTGAAGTGTTTAAAGATATCATTACCCTTGACGAACGCGGCTACATCGCAACTGATAAACTTGGCCAAACCAACATTCCGGGCGTATTTGCCGCCGGTGATGTTCAAGATCCCCACTTCAAGCAAGCCATCACGGCTGCTGGTTCCGGCTGTGCCGCCGCCTTGAGCGTTGAACGATATTTGGAAGATCTCAAAGAAAAAACCAAATAAACCACCCAGCACCCTCACCAAAATGAGGGTGCTTTTTTTTATCGGTCAAATAAACTATAATTGACTTATTATGCAACCAATTTTATCAAAAAGATCCAGTCGCGTATTAGCATCACCAATCAGAAAATTTCTACCGCTGGTGCGACAAGCCGAACACCAAGGTGTTGAAGTGATCAAACTCAACGTTGGCGATCCTGACATCCTGCCCCCGGCTGCATTTTTACAAACGGTTAAACAGTACCGTTCAAAAAATCTTGGATATGCTCCGTCGCCGGGCATCATTGAACATAACCAAGCCTGGGTCAAATATTATAAAAATTTTAACCTCCACTTAAAACCGGAAAATATTATTCCGACCGTCGGCTGTGCTGAAGCAATGTTGCTGGCGATGATTGCCGCCGCCGACCCCGGAGAAGAAATTTTAGTTTTTGAACCGCTCTACACCAGCTATAAAGGATTAGCCGCCAGCCTGAATATAAAACTTGTTCCCGTCACTCTCACCTTAGATAATAATTTTACCTTACCCAGGCGTTCTGAAATCATCAAAAAAATTTCCAAAAAAACCAAAGCAATCCTAATCGTCAATCCTGCAAATCCCAGTGGTAAAGTGCTCACCATACCCGAACTAAAAATGATTGGTGAGATTGCCACCAAATATAACCTGCTGGTCTTAGGTGACGAAACCTACCGCGAAATTGTTTTTGATACTAAGCCGTCCAGCTTGCTAACCATGACTAAAATTAGAAACCGCCTAATTGTTTTAGACAGCGCCTCAAAAAGATTTTCATTGCCCGGCGCGCGCATCGGCTGCTTGGTAAGTTATAATCAAGAAATCATGGCCACCCTGCTTCGCTTGGCGATGATTCGACTTTCCGCACCAACCCTTGAACAACTTGGCTTAATTCCGTTGCTCAACAACGCCAAAGGCTACACTAGAAAAATCACTAGTGAGTACCGCACTCGCCGCAACGTGCTCACCAAATCTCTGTTGCAAATCCCCGGCGTCGCTTGTCACAAACCTCAAGGCGCCTTCTACTTAATTGCCCGATTGCCAGTCAAAAACAGCGAAGACTTTATTAAATTTTTAATCACTGATTTTCGTCACCATAATCAAACAGTGATGTTAACGCCGGCCAAGGAATTTTATCTCACGCCCGGACACGGTACCAATGAGGTACGAATTGCCTATGTCCTTAACAGCACCAAACTGAAACGGGCGGCAACAATTATCGGCGAAGCATTAAAGAAATATCAAACCAAGCCATGAGACTGATCCCGGCCACCATGGCCACTCAACACCCCGACAATGCCTGTGCGCCGTATTGGGAAAAAGACGGCGACGGATTTGTTTCTACACGAGAGGAAACTTTAGAATGCTATTCAGCATTCAAGGATTTGGGTTGCCAAGAATTTATGTGGGACTGGGAAGGCAAATATGTTGATGAAGCTGTTGCCGACCGTCTGTTTTATAAATACCATCATTATTTTAAAGCCCAGCAGTTGGGGCGGGATAAGTTTTTGACTTTTCGCATCCCAAACATTCGCCACGAAAAAGGCTACGGCTTAGCCCGGGCGATGATGGGAATTTTAACGGCCGAAAACTTTGCCCGCGATCTCGGACTCCACACACCGCCAATCTTTGAGGTGATCTTGCCCATGACCGATCAGGCCAGCGACATTATACATATTCAAAAAACTTTCAGGCGTCTGGCGGAATTTAAAGCTAAGCTGTTTGGCGATGTCTGCAATTTCAACCAGCTTCACATCCTTCCTTTAATTGAAGACATCCCCGGACTGATCAATTGCCGCCAACTACTTGCCGAGTATCTTAAACTGTACCAAAAAGAATTTAAGCACCGTCCGCCGTACCTGCGGTTGCATATTGCCCGAAGCGACCCAGCCCTAAACAGTGGTCTAGTTCCCGCGGTTGTGGCTGGAAAAATTGCGCTTTCTGAATACCACCGATTTGGCCGGGAACATAAAATTAAAATCTTTCCGGCAATTGGTGTTGGCACTCTGCCATTTCGTGGCAGCTTGTCACCTAAACGCATTGATGACTTTCTCAAAGAATATCCGGGCATGAGAACCGTATATATCCAGTCGGCCTTTCGCTATGACTTCAAATTAAAAGAAGTAACGTCAGCAATTAAAAAGCTAAACACTAAGCTACCGCAGACTCCAATTAAAATCTACAGCCGCGCCGAACTCGTAGAAGCTAAAACCGTTTGTGAATTGTTTATGCCGCCCTACAAACAAACCGTTGAGGGTCTGGCTAACACCATCAACCGTCTCTCAAAACAGGTGCCAAGTAGGCGGGAGCGAAAATTACATATTGGGCTGTTTGGATATTCCCGGGGCATCGGCAAAAAACGTCTACCTCGAGCAATTCCGTTTACTGCCGTTTGCTATTCACTAGGATTGCCGCCGGAGCTGATTGGTACCGGGAGGGGATTAAGCCTGCTAAGCAAAACTAATATTGATATTGAAAAATACTACCGCAACTTTAAAAAAGATATTGTCTTAGCCGGTCGATTTTTAAATAAAAACAACCTGGCAATATTAAGTAAAAAAAATCGCCACTTTAAGGCCATTCAAAAGGATATATTTTTAATTGAGAAACATCTTGGCATCACCCTGGGACCCAAAACCAAGGCTGAGTGGCAACACCAAAAAATTTCTGCCGCCGTTCTAGCGCGCTGGCAGCAAAAAAAATCAATCAGTAAAAAAATTATTGCTTCCGGCAAATTGCGTCAGAGCTTAGGTTAACTGACTTGGGAATACACAAAAAGGCCTTCAGACTGGCCTTAAAAAAAATAAAGATGTGTTCCTTAGATTGTAAGGGTATCAACGTTGATTATCTCAACAATAGCTATGCAGTTAAATTCTTGTTCAGCGATCGTAGCAATACCTCATTCATCTCTTCCATCAGCAACAAATCGTGCAGAATCGCTCTCACCTTCGGATTGGTCGCCTGATTTTTCATCCGACGGTAACAATCCTGCAGCTCAAGTTCAGCGCTGATTGCTTGGCGCGCCGACTCAATAATTTTTCGAGACATACACCCTCCTCGAAAAAATTAATATTAAGGTTGTCTCTTAAATCTAGCCCCGGAAAATACTAAAGTCAACGGCTAAAAAATAGCTAGTTAAAGCTAAAAAATAATGACTGCCATAAAATCAAGACGCCATAGACACCAAACAACCTGTTATGATTAGCTTAATCACCATTCATCCATATTTTTTCCACATCTTATCAACTGCTAACAAATTATGAGGTACCCAAACAAACGGCAAGAAAAAAAATTACACCGCCACGGCTATAAGCTAATTGTCGGCATTGACGAAGCCGGCAAAGGCTCATGGGCTGGACCCATTGTTGCCGGAGCAGTTATCCTTAACCCGGATATTAAAATTAAAGGAATTAAAGATTCTAAACTACTACGCCGGCCTGACCGGGAGCGACTCTTTAAAGAAATAACTGCAAGCGCTATCGGTTGGTCTGTTGGAGTCGTCAGCAATCAATCGATCGATCGCCTGGGAATCACCGAGGCAAACAAGCTGGCGATGACCCGAGCTTTAAAAAAACTCGTCCCTCAACCGGATTGTCTTTTGATTGATGCCGTAGTTTTAGAATACAACAACATTAAAACCATTCCGATTATCGACGGCGACCATAAAGTTACCTCTATTGCCGCCGCCTCCATCATCGCCAAAGTCAGCCGCGACGCCTTAATGGACGAATTCGACGAGTCGTTTCCACAGTGGGGTTTCAAACAGCATAAAGGATATGGTACCGCTCACCATTTTCACATGATCAATGAACACGGCATCTGCGACCTTCACCGAAAAAGTTTTCGCCCAATTAAAGATTTCCTTAATTGAAAAACTGTTATATAATTAATGCTAGATAAAACCAACTGACCTTATGGTTTACATCTCCGGAGGCAATGAATTATTAGACCCAACCGAGATTCTAGCGCGGCTCGGGGTTAAACGCGGCTCACGCCTGGCCGATTTAGGCTGCGGGGGAGCTGGTCATTTTATTATTCCCGCCGCCCAAATAGTTGGCAGTAATACCACAGTCTATGCCGTTGACATCATGAAATCAGTTTTACGTTCAGTCACCAGCAAAGCAGCAATTGAGGGCGTAAACAATATCAAACCGATCTGGTCGAACCTGGAAGTTTTTAACGCCACCAAAATTCCCGACCAAAGCCTTGACTTCAGCCTGCTGATTAATATACTATTTCAATCAAAGGACGACGAAAGCATTATCCGCGAAGCGGTTCGCCTTCTGAAACCGGGGGGCAAATTGCTCGTCATTGACTGGAACAATGTACCATCTACTATTGGTCCGGCCGTCGATGACCGCATCAGCCCGGATGAAGTAAAAAAGATCTGTGCCAGACTAAAGTTAACACTGACTGATGAGTTTGATGCCGGCAATTACCACTTTGGATTAATTTTTACAAAATGATTGACTATCTAAAATACTTTTTTGATCCCGCCCACTTTTTAACGGTCCGGCCGCCGGCCATGAGTTTTCGCGCCATTGCCGTTTTGGCCATATTTTTTGCGGCCATCATACTCGTTGGCGTGGCCGGAAAACTGATTGAACGTAAAACCAAAGACGGTTTAAAAGTTAAGGCATACCGCCGAATTTTCAACTTCGGGCTGACGATGGGTATCTTGGGATACCTTTATTTATTCTTCGCCTGGCAAGGGGTAGTGCTATTATCCGCTCGATTCTTGCTGGCCATTTGGTTGCTGACGCTCTTACTCTGGCTTGGATTCATTATCAAATATTTAGTGCTTGACGTGCCAAAGCTTAGAAAAAATATTGACGAAAAACGGGCATTCAATAAATACATTCCGTAACTCCTGTCTTCAACATAGCGCACTCACCAAAGTAAGTGCGTTTTATGTTTTCCAAAAAAACTGTTGGCCGGCTAGGAGAAGATTTAGCTGCCAATTTTCTTAGAGATCAAGGTTACACAATTTTAGCCCGCAACTACGTTACTCGGCGCGGCGAAATTGACATTGTCTGCAAAAAAAATAAAACGATTATTTTTGTTGAAGTCAAAACTAGATCAAATAACACCTGCGGATATCCCGAAGAGGCGATCACCAAAACCAAGGCCGCTCATTTAATTAACAGCGCCTTTGAATATATGAAATACACTAAGCAGTCCTGGCAGATTGACCTGATAACCGTAGAATTATTTCGTCATCAGCCGCCAGTAATTACCCACTGGCCACAAATCATTGATGAAACCGCCCACTCTTGACAGGATCAGGCTAGGATTGCTATACTAAAAACACCTTAATTACTGAAACGGTTAGTATCATGGTAGCTCACGGCTGCCACTTTTTTTTAAAAAACAATTAATAAAAATAATTTATGATGAACCAATCTTCTATTGCCGAAGCGGTTAAGCAGATTTGCGATGAAAAAGGCATCACTGTTGAATCAGTGGTCCAAACCATTGAAGCTGCTTTAGCTGCAGCCTACCGTAAGGATTTCGGCGAAAAAAATCAAAACATTAAAGTTGAATTTGATCTGGAAACCGGCAAAGCCAAAGTGTTTGACGTTAAAACCGTGGTTGAAGATCAGCCCGAAGAAGACCTCACAGAAGAAGGCGAAGGTGAAACACCAGAAAAAAAGGCTGAAAACGAAGTTGACGAAAATGGCGAAGAGGTAAAACGATTCAATCCAAAAACTGATATTCAGATTACCGACGCCAAAGTAATCAACAAAAAATATGAACTGGGTGACGAAATTAAAACACCTCTAGAAATTCCTGGCGATTTTGGTCGGATGGCAGCCCAAACCGCCAAACAAGTTATTGTTCAGAAGCTGCGCGAAACCGAACGAGAAACCATCTACGAAGAATTCAAAAAGTTAGAAGGCGAAATTATGGTCGGCACTGTCCAGCGACGAGAAGGCCATTTAGTTTTAATGGATTTAGGCCGAACCACCGCCCTATTACCGCCTGAAGAACAAATTCGAAGCGAAAATTATGTTCCGGGAGCTCACTTTAAAGTGTTTATCTTAAGTGTTAACCAAACTACTAAGGGTCCGGAAATTATCGTTTCCCGCTCGCATCCGGAAATTGTCAAAAAATTGTTCTCGCTGGAAATTCCAGAAATCGCTAGCGGTGCAGTGCAAATCAAAGCTGTTTCTCGCGAAGCCGGCTCACGTTCCAAAATTGCTGTTCACACCGACCAGGAAAATATTGATCCAATTGGTTCATGTATTGGTCAGCGCGGCGCTAGAATTCAAACCATTATCTCAGAGCTCAAGGGAGAAAAAGTTGATATCATTAAATACAGCGAAGACCCGCAGGAATATATTGCTAACGCCTTAAGCCCCGCAAAAATCTTAGACATCAAAACCGATGACAGCGAAAAAATCGCCACCGCCAAAGTCGCTGAAGATCAATTGTCGCTCGCCATTGGTAAATCCGGCCAAAACGTCCGGCTCGCCGCCAAACTTACTGGCTGGAAAATTGACATCATTTCTGAAGCCGGAAAAAAAGTTGAGGAAGAAGCTGATGATGAGATAAACGACGAAGACGAGGCAACAGGTGAAGAATCGGCTGAAACTAAAGAGGAAAAAACGGGCGATATTAAGGCCCCTAAAGAGAAAAAAACCAAAAAATCTAAAAAAGATTCTTAATTCATAATGTTTGATTTTGCCATGTCTCAATTTATTTTATGGTCGGCCGCGATCGCGGTTATTGGACTGATCGTCGCCATTTGGCTAGCCACACGCATTAAAGCCATTGAGGTGACTAATGAACGTGCGAAAGAAATTTCGTCATACATTCGCGAGGGAGCAATGACATATCTTAATAAACAATATCGCGTACTCGGCGCGTTCATCACTGTTGTTGCGTTGCTAATTTTCTTTATCCCGGGATTCAGCTGGCAAACCGCTGTTCAATTTGTATTCGGAGCGGTCATTTCAATCGTTGCCGGTAATATCGGCATGCGAATTGCCACCAACTCAAACGCCAAGACTGCCGAAGCGGTCAAAGACGACATTGCCAA contains:
- a CDS encoding pyridoxal phosphate-dependent aminotransferase, whose translation is MQPILSKRSSRVLASPIRKFLPLVRQAEHQGVEVIKLNVGDPDILPPAAFLQTVKQYRSKNLGYAPSPGIIEHNQAWVKYYKNFNLHLKPENIIPTVGCAEAMLLAMIAAADPGEEILVFEPLYTSYKGLAASLNIKLVPVTLTLDNNFTLPRRSEIIKKISKKTKAILIVNPANPSGKVLTIPELKMIGEIATKYNLLVLGDETYREIVFDTKPSSLLTMTKIRNRLIVLDSASKRFSLPGARIGCLVSYNQEIMATLLRLAMIRLSAPTLEQLGLIPLLNNAKGYTRKITSEYRTRRNVLTKSLLQIPGVACHKPQGAFYLIARLPVKNSEDFIKFLITDFRHHNQTVMLTPAKEFYLTPGHGTNEVRIAYVLNSTKLKRAATIIGEALKKYQTKP
- the ppcA gene encoding phosphoenolpyruvate carboxylase, whose product is MRLIPATMATQHPDNACAPYWEKDGDGFVSTREETLECYSAFKDLGCQEFMWDWEGKYVDEAVADRLFYKYHHYFKAQQLGRDKFLTFRIPNIRHEKGYGLARAMMGILTAENFARDLGLHTPPIFEVILPMTDQASDIIHIQKTFRRLAEFKAKLFGDVCNFNQLHILPLIEDIPGLINCRQLLAEYLKLYQKEFKHRPPYLRLHIARSDPALNSGLVPAVVAGKIALSEYHRFGREHKIKIFPAIGVGTLPFRGSLSPKRIDDFLKEYPGMRTVYIQSAFRYDFKLKEVTSAIKKLNTKLPQTPIKIYSRAELVEAKTVCELFMPPYKQTVEGLANTINRLSKQVPSRRERKLHIGLFGYSRGIGKKRLPRAIPFTAVCYSLGLPPELIGTGRGLSLLSKTNIDIEKYYRNFKKDIVLAGRFLNKNNLAILSKKNRHFKAIQKDIFLIEKHLGITLGPKTKAEWQHQKISAAVLARWQQKKSISKKIIASGKLRQSLG
- a CDS encoding ribonuclease HII; the encoded protein is MRYPNKRQEKKLHRHGYKLIVGIDEAGKGSWAGPIVAGAVILNPDIKIKGIKDSKLLRRPDRERLFKEITASAIGWSVGVVSNQSIDRLGITEANKLAMTRALKKLVPQPDCLLIDAVVLEYNNIKTIPIIDGDHKVTSIAAASIIAKVSRDALMDEFDESFPQWGFKQHKGYGTAHHFHMINEHGICDLHRKSFRPIKDFLN
- a CDS encoding methyltransferase domain-containing protein, whose product is MVYISGGNELLDPTEILARLGVKRGSRLADLGCGGAGHFIIPAAQIVGSNTTVYAVDIMKSVLRSVTSKAAIEGVNNIKPIWSNLEVFNATKIPDQSLDFSLLINILFQSKDDESIIREAVRLLKPGGKLLVIDWNNVPSTIGPAVDDRISPDEVKKICARLKLTLTDEFDAGNYHFGLIFTK
- a CDS encoding YraN family protein, with amino-acid sequence MFSKKTVGRLGEDLAANFLRDQGYTILARNYVTRRGEIDIVCKKNKTIIFVEVKTRSNNTCGYPEEAITKTKAAHLINSAFEYMKYTKQSWQIDLITVELFRHQPPVITHWPQIIDETAHS
- the nusA gene encoding transcription termination/antitermination protein NusA, with amino-acid sequence MNQSSIAEAVKQICDEKGITVESVVQTIEAALAAAYRKDFGEKNQNIKVEFDLETGKAKVFDVKTVVEDQPEEDLTEEGEGETPEKKAENEVDENGEEVKRFNPKTDIQITDAKVINKKYELGDEIKTPLEIPGDFGRMAAQTAKQVIVQKLRETERETIYEEFKKLEGEIMVGTVQRREGHLVLMDLGRTTALLPPEEQIRSENYVPGAHFKVFILSVNQTTKGPEIIVSRSHPEIVKKLFSLEIPEIASGAVQIKAVSREAGSRSKIAVHTDQENIDPIGSCIGQRGARIQTIISELKGEKVDIIKYSEDPQEYIANALSPAKILDIKTDDSEKIATAKVAEDQLSLAIGKSGQNVRLAAKLTGWKIDIISEAGKKVEEEADDEINDEDEATGEESAETKEEKTGDIKAPKEKKTKKSKKDS